Below is a window of Halogeometricum rufum DNA.
CCGCCCGGTAGCAGTCGAAGTCGGCTTCGCTGAACGTCCCGGGTTGACTGGACCGGCGCATCAGGTCACAGAGCGTGCGGTAGCCGCCGACTTTCGCCAGCGCCTCGGGCACCTTCGGGAGCTGGAAGAACAGGACGTACCAGCTCTTGAACCGCTGTTCCCAGTCGTTCTTGAGCGCTCGTCTGAACGCCGTCGGGTGGGGGACGTTCAGCGCCGAGAGCGTCCTGACTCGCTCGGGCGTGTGGAGTCCGACCCACCACGCGACGAACGCCCCCCAGTCGTGTCCGACGAGGTGCGCGTCCGGCACGTCGAGGGCGTCGAGGAGTCCGAGCACGTCGCCGGCGAGTTCGTCGGGGTGGTAGGCGGCGACGGCCTCGGGCTTGTCGCTCAGGTGGTAGCCGCGCTGGTCGGGGACGACGACGCGGTACCCCTCGTCGGCCAGCGGACCGATGCACTCGTGCCAGCCGTACCAGAACTCGGGGAAGCCGTGCAGGAGGACGACCGGTTCGCCGTCCTCCGGGCCGGCGGTGACGACGTGGAGTTCGACGTCGCCCACGTCGACGAACTGCGATTCGCCCCGCATCCCCACGACGTCCGGCGTGACGCCGCCGTCGTGAACGGTGTCGAGAGACGACATACCGTCCGTAGGGGACCCGTGGACAAATACGCTATCGCTCGATGGAGGGGTCGCCTCACCGCGGCGGCGGCCGACCGGCCGATACCGGCCGCCCGGTCAGCGATTACCGAACAACCGCTCCGCGAGCGAGCGTTTCCGCGTCTTCTCGGCCAGCAGGACCGAACAGTCCACCTCGTTCACCACGTCGAGGACCAGCGTCCCGCGGACGAGTCGCGAGAGCAGGCCGCGTTCCGTCGCGCCGATGACGAGCATCGTCGCGTCTCGCGCGTGGCGCGCGATGGCCGATTCCACGTCGTCGGACTCCTCGACGATCAGTTCGGCGTCGCCGAGTCCGTGGTTCTCGGCCCACTCCGAGAGGAACCGTTCGCCCTCCGCCTCGTCGTCGGTGACGTGGAGGAGGCGGACCGTCGAGCCGTACTGCTCGGCGAGGGTGGCGGCGACGGCGGCCGAGAGGTCCGAGTCGGGACCGCCCGCCGTCGGGACCAGAATCTCCGCGGGGTCGAACCCGCGGTCCTTCAGGACGAGGAAGTCGCACGGGAGCGAACTGGCGAGTTCGTCGATGGCGCTCTCGGCGCGACCCGGGGCCCCGTGGGCGTCCGGGCCCCAGCCCATGACGGTCAGGTCGGCGTCGTACGTGCGAGCGGCGTCGAATATCTCCTCGAACGACCGGTGCGAGAGGACGGTGTGCGTCTCCACGGGCACGCCGAACGTCTCGGCGTCCTCGCGGGCGGCTTCGAGCAGTTCGTGTGCCTCCGCGAAGTCGCCGCGTTCGCGGGCGGACTCCAGCGCCGTCTGGTCGGGCACCTGTTCGATGTGGACGGCGACGACGGTTCCCTCGCGGGCCTTCGCGACGGCGCTGGCGAGGGTGATGAGGTCCGTCTCGTGTGCGGGGTTCGCCAGCGGCACCATCACGCGGTACTGGCCGCCGTCCGGTTGGACGGACGTGGCCGCCGAGACGGCGGCGTCGGGCATCTTCTCCGACTGGTTGAGGACGTACTCGCTGAGGACGCCGGACTTCTCCGTCTTTCCGCGCGCGTAGACGAGGTACCACGCCACCGACGCGACGACGAAACCGGCGGCGAGCGCTATCTCGATGGGTTCCATGAAGGCGATGAGTCCGAACGAGAGGACGGCCCCCAGAATCGGGACGACCGGGTAGAGCGGGGCGGTGAACTCGGGGTCGTAGTCGGCGACGTCGGCCTCCCGCATCACGATGAGAGCGACGTTCATCAGCCCGTAGACGATGAGGTGGAGGACGCTGCCTGCCTTCGCCAGCACCTTCACGTTGCCGACGGCGATGAACAGGAGGATGAGGACGCCGGTGACGGCGATAGAGCGGTACGGCGTCGAGAAGCGCGGGTGGATGTCGTTCAGCCACGCCGTGATGAGCCTGTCGCGTCCCATCGCGAAGTTGATTCGCGAGGACGCGAGGATGGACGCGTTCGCGCTCGACGCGGTTGCGAGGAGGCCGCCGAACAGGATGAGACCCGCGCCGACGACGCCGAGGCCGAGCGTGTTCGAGAAGACGACTTCCGCCACGTCGATGACCGGGGTCGCCGACTGAGCGAGTTCCGTCCAGTTGAGGACGCCCATCAGCATCACCATGATGACGGCGTACATCACGGTCACGATGACGACGGAACCGACGACGGCCAGCGGGAGGTTCCGTCCGGGGTTCTTAATCTCCTCCGCGACGGTCGTTATCTTCGCGAACCCGAGGAACGAGACGAACACCAGTGCCGTCCCGGGGAGGATGGCACCGTACCCGTTGGGCGCGAACGGGCGGAGCGTCGAGAGGTCGGCCATCGTGAGGCCGAGTATCGTGAACACCGTCAGGATGGCGACCAGCGTGATGACGATGACGTTCTGGAGCGTCCCCGTCTCCTTGGCGCCGACGTAGTTGACGCCGACGAACGTCGCACCCGCGACGAGGGCAGCCACCTGCGTCGGGTCGAGCGTGAGAATCCCGAGTCCGACCGTCGGCACGTCCACGAGTTCGATGATGAACCCGCCGAACCCGAGCATGTAGAACGCCGAGGCGAACGCCAGCCCCATCCAGTTGCCCATGCCGGCGATGCTCCCGAACAGGGGGCCGAGGGCGTGGTTGATGTAGTAGTAGCCGCCGCCGGCCTTCGGCATGGCCGTGCCGAGTTCCGACGCCGAGAGCGCCGTGAAGATGGAGACGACGCCGCCGACGACGAACGAGACGGCGACGACGGGGCCGGCGATTGCGGCCGCCTCGCCGGGCAGGACGAAGATGCCCGCACCGATCATCGTGCCGACGCCGATGGTGAGAGCGGCGAGTGGCCCGAGGTCTTTGGCGAGTTCTTCGTCGGTCACGCGGAGTCACCTCCGTGCGACGAAGTCGTGACCGGCGGAGAACAATCGTCGGTCACGCGGAGTCACCTCCGTGCGACGAAATCGTGACCGGCGGAGAACAATCGTCGGTCACGCGGAGTCACCTCCGTGCGACGAAGTCGTGACCGGCGGAGAACAATCGTCGGTCACGCGGAGTCACCTCCGTGCGACGAAGTCGTGACCGGCGGAGAACAATCGTCGGTCACGCGGAGTCACCTCCGTGCGACGAAATCGTGACCGGGGGAGAACGGTCGTCGGTCACGCGGCGTCCTCCTCGTCGGCGTCCGGCAGGGTGACCACCGGCAGGTCGCTCTCGGTCACGAGCGATTTGCGGGTGTCGCCGGAGAACAGGTCCCACCACCGACTCCCCCCGCGCGGCGTGAACGCGATGCACGTCGCGCCGACGTCGTGGGCGGCGTCGATGATGGTGTCGGCGACGTCGGTGCCGTAGCGGAGGTCCGTCTCCACCTCGACGCCCGCGTCTTCGCCCGCCTCGCGGACGAGTGCGAACAGTTCGTCCGCGAGGTCCTCGCGTTGTTCGACCGACGCCTTGTCCGGGGCGCCGCCGGCCTTCTCGATGACGTGGACGAAGACGGCGCGCCCCCCGACGGCGGCGACGTGCGGCAGGACGGCGTCGGCCGTCGCGGCGGCGTCGTCGGCGTTCGCGACGGGGACGAGCGGTCGGTCGAACAGCGACCGAGGCGACCCCTCAGCCATGCTGGCCACCGCCGTCGACACCGGGTCCGGTTCGGCGGCCGGGCGTCTCCCGGTCCGCGCCCGCGTCGTCGCGTTCGGCCCGGAGTCCCCCGACCCTCCGGTCGTCCCCCGCGGAACGAGACGTACGTGTACGTGAACGGATGCGACACAGAGTCATACGAGAGCGATTGTCCCTCCTCGGCTTTAGAAGTTCGCAAACCGACGTACCGGCGGCCGCGGCCGATTCGGCCTCGACGGACCGACCCGGACCGCCGGCCGACGGGACGTGCCGTCGCCCGCCCGACTCAGACCGCCGCGACCCACGCGCGGTAGTCGTCGTCGCGGCCGTACACCTCGACGAACACCCGGTCGACGAAGGCGGCGAGGCGGTTCGCGTCCGACCGCGCGATGATGCGGAGGTTCGTCCCCTCGGCCTCCTCGGGCGACTCCATCCGGTCGATGCGGAACTCCGGGAAGTCGGTCAGGAGGGTCTTCGCGCGTTCGAGTTCCGCCTCGGTCAGGTCCATGTTGAACGTCTGGTCGGCGAACTGCACCCACGGCGCCGGGGCGTCCTCCCCGTCCACGTCCGGGTCGTGCTCGACTTCGACGGTCAGGAACGGACTCGCGCGCGTCCGGTGGGCGGTGACCGCCTCGGCGAACAGTTTCCGTCGCGCTTTCGGGTCGTCGGCGTCGAATCTGGTCATACCGGACGTTCGTCGCCGTCGGTAGAAAAACGAGGGGGACTCGGGCGGGTCAGAGCAGCGTCACCACGGCCAGCAACGCGAGGGCGGAGACGACGACGAGCGACACCGCGAGGACGGCCACCGGGGCCAGACCCGCGTCGCGCATCGCTTCGAGGCGCACGTCCAGTCCGAGGCCGGCGAACGCCAGCGCGAACAGGCCGTCGCTCGTCGTCTCGAGGAGGGCGAGCGTCCCCGACGAGAGGAGCCCCGCGTTCGCGGCGAGGGCGACGAACGCGAACCCGACGAGGAAGTTCGGGACGCCGCCCAGCACCGACGCCACGCCCGACTCGGTGGAGCGGTCGGCGTCGCGGAACGCGTACCAGAGGGCGACGACGCCGAGGAGGGAGTTCCGGACGAGTTTCGTCACCGTCGCCCACTGGCCGGCCTCGGCGGAGTGCGCGAAGCCGGCGGCGGTGACCGGACCGGTGCTGTACATGCTCAGGCCGGCCCAGACGCCGAACTGCCGGCCGGAGAGCGCCAACAGGTCGCCCGCGACGGGAAAGACCAGAAGCGTCACCGCGTCGAACAGCAGGATGGCGGCGACGACGTGCGCCAGCGACTCGCCGTCGGCGTCGATGGTCCCCGCGACGGCCGTCGCGGCGGAGACGCCGCAGACGCTCGCCCCCGCCGCGAGGAGCGACGCCGTCTGGCGCTGGACTTCGAACACCCGTCGCGCGAGCACGTCGACGAAGCCGACGCCGAAGGCGACGGCGGCCGCGGCGAGTCCGAGGACGACGGGTCCGCTCGCGACGAGGTCGGCGAACGCGACGCGCGCGCCGAGGAGGACGATGCCGGCTTCGAGGAGGCGGCCGTGGAACCGGACGCCCGCGGCGGCCCGGTCGGGGACGCCGACGACGTTCGCGACGACGGCGCCGAACGCCACCGCGAGGAGGAGCGCGTTCAGTCCGGGAACCACGTCGGCGACGAGAAACGCGAGTCCGGCGAGTGCGGCGAGGAGCAGGAGGCCCGGGACGGCCGACAGAACCCGCCGAGAGACCCGTCGAGCGTCGGTCACGGCCGCGCGTCGGTCGGCGCTCGGTTCGTCCCCGCGCCGACGGGACGGGGAGCGTTCGGGAGCGTCGCGTTCGGCATCTCGTCTGCCGGTTCGTGCGCGGGCCCCTTACTGTGTTGATTTCGGCGCTCGGCGGCTGGAGCGTCGAAAGGTGAGACGCTATCTTCAACGTTATACCGTCGGCCCGGATTGGGGGGAACATGGGTAAGCACATCCTGCTGCTGGGCGCCCCCGGCGCCGGAAAGGGAACGCAGTCGAAGCGACTCGCCGCCGAGTTCGACCTCGAACACGTCACGACGGGCGACGCGCTCCGCGCGAACAAGGACATGGACATCAGCGACATGGACTTCGAGTACGACACCCCGCGGGAGTACATGGACGCGGGCGAACTCGTCCCCGACGACGTGGTGAACGAAATCGTGAAGACGGCGCTGCGGGAGGCCGACGGCTACGTCCTCGACGGCTACCCGCGCAACCTCGACCAGGCCGAGTACCTCACGGAGATTACGGACCTCGACGCCGTCGTCTACCTCGACGTGAGCGAGGACGAACTCGTCGACCGACTCACCGGCCGGCGCGTCTGCCCCGACTGCGGCGCGAACTACCACGTCGAGTTCGCCCCGCCCGAGGAGGAGGGCGTCTGCGACGAGTGCGGCGCGGAACTGATTCAGCGCGACGACGACACCGAGGAGACGGTGCGCGAACGCCTCAGCGTCTACCGCGAGAACACCGAACCCGTCGTCGAACACTACCGCGAGGAGGGCGTCCTCGTCGAGGTGGAAGGCGAGCAGACGCCGGACGACGTGTTCGAGGACGTCGCCGCCGTCGTCGAAGACGCGTAACGACCGACCCGCAGCGACCACACTCGTTCTCGAACCCGCCTCGCGAGACGCCGCGTCCACCCCGGGCGTGACGGCGGAGTTTTCCGTTCCGGCGGCGAACGCGGCGGACATGGATGCGAAACCGGACGCCGCGACGCCGCCCCGAGTGCTGTTCGTCGGGGGACCCGACTGGGCCGAGTCGGCGGCCGACGCGCTGTCGTCCGTCGCGTCGGTCACCCGGGTCGACGGCGTCGCGGACGGGCGCGAGCGACTGTCGTCGGGGCGTCCCGACGCCGTCGTCGTGGCGCGGTCCGAGGGCGGCGTCGCCGCCGTCTCGACGCTCCGCGCCGCCGCGACGGACCTCCCAATCGTCTTCTGTACCGACGCCGGCAGCGAGTCGCTGGCCCGCGACGTCCTCGCCGCCGGGGCGACGGACTACGTGCCGGCCGACACCGCCGAGTTCGCGTCGTACGTCCGGGAGCGCACGGTCGAAGCGGCCGCCGAGGCCGCAGAGCGCGTCGAACTGGAGCGCGAACTCCGACGGTCGGAGGAACTCCACCGCGTCACGCTCAACAACATGACCGACACGGTGCTCATCACCGACGACGAGGGCCGGTTCACGTACGTCTGCCCGAACGTCCACTTCATCTTCGGATACACGGAGGCGGAGATTCGCGAACTCGGGAGTATCGACGCCCTCCTCGGCGACGACCTGTTCGACGACGCCGAACTCGCCGAGTCGGGCGTCCTGACGAACGTCGAGACCACGGCGACCGACAAGGCCGGCGCGGAGCACACGCTCCTCGTCAACGTCCGCGAGGTGTCGATTCAGGGCGGGACGACGCTCTATAGCTGTCGCGACGTGACGAAGCGAAAGCAGCGCGAGGAGTCGCTGACGGGACTGCACCGAACGACGAGCGAACTGCAGTACGCCGAGACGGTTCGGGAGATAGCCCGGCACGTCGTCGAGGACGCAGAGGAGGTCCTCGGCTGTGCGGCGAGCGCGATATTCCGGTTCGACGCCGAGACGAACCGCCTCGAACCGGTCGCGCAGACGCCGGCGATGGACCGGCTGTACGGGCCGCTACCGTCGTTCAGGCCCTCCGAGGAGAACCTCGTGGGTCGGGCGTTCGTGACCGGCGACCCCCTGTTCTTCGACGACGTACACGAGTCGCCGGCGCTGTCGAATCCGGCCACGGACCTCCGGAGCGTCGTCGTCCTCTCGCTGGGCGACCACGGCGTGTTCGTCGCCGGCGTCGACGCCGTCGGCGCGTTCGACGACGTCCACCGCGAAATCGCGGACCTGCTGGCGACGACGACGGAGGCGGCGCTCGACCGGGTGGAGCGGCAGTCGCAACTCCGCGAACAGGACCGTGAACTCCAGCGACGGAACGACCGACTCGTCTCGCTCAACCGCGTCAACGAGATAATCCGCGAGGTGGACCAGTCGGTCATCCGCGCGGAGACGCGGGAGGCGGTCGAACGCGCCGTCTGCGAGCGACTGACCGACGGCGACCGCTACCGGTTCGCGTGGGTCGGGTCGGTCGACCCGGCGTCGGGAACGCTCGTCCCGCGGGCCGAGAGCGGGACCGGACGGGGCTACCTCGACGACGTCGCCCTCGCGGCCGACGCCGACGGCGACCCGGCGTGCGCGACGGCCGCGACGGGCGAGGAGACGCTGGTCTCGAACGTCGCCACCGACCTGCGGCGGACGCCGTGGCGTCGCGCCGCCCTCGAACGCGACTTCCAGTCGGCCGTGGCCGTCCCCATCTCGTACGACGGCGTCTCCTACGGCGTGTTGGCCGTCTACGCCGACCGGCCCGCAGCGTTCGACGGGATGGTCCGGACGGTGATGGCCGAACTCGGCGAGACGGTGGCCTCGGCCATCAGCGCCGTCGAACGGAAGGCGGCGCTCCTGACGACGGCGGTCACCCGCGTCGAGTACGCCGTCTCCGGCGGCGGGTTTCCGCTCTCGCGCGTGGCCGAACGCGCCGACTGCACGCTCTCGGTCGTCACCGGCATCCAGCAGACCGTCGAGGACGACTCGGTGTTCGCCACCGTCGAGGGGGCGACGACGGCCGACCTGCGGGCCGTCGCGGACGCCACCGCCGGCGTCGCCGAGTACCGCGTCGTCGCCGCCGAGGACGACTCGGCCACCGTCTGGTTCCGCTTCGTCCGGCCGTTCGTCGCCTCGCGCCTCGCGAACCACGGCGTCGTCCTCCGGCGCGTCGAGGCGACGCCCGCGGGCACGACGCTCGAAATCGACGTCCCCGACGGCGTCGAACTGCACAGCGTCACGCAACTGCTGTCGGGAACGTTCGACGGCGTCACGCTCCGGTCGAAACGACACCGCGAGCAACCCTCCAGCGGCGAGTTCGCCGCCACCGTCCTGGACCGACTGACCGAGCGACAGTTGGAG
It encodes the following:
- a CDS encoding universal stress protein, which translates into the protein MAEGSPRSLFDRPLVPVANADDAAATADAVLPHVAAVGGRAVFVHVIEKAGGAPDKASVEQREDLADELFALVREAGEDAGVEVETDLRYGTDVADTIIDAAHDVGATCIAFTPRGGSRWWDLFSGDTRKSLVTESDLPVVTLPDADEEDAA
- a CDS encoding GAF domain-containing protein, whose product is MDAKPDAATPPRVLFVGGPDWAESAADALSSVASVTRVDGVADGRERLSSGRPDAVVVARSEGGVAAVSTLRAAATDLPIVFCTDAGSESLARDVLAAGATDYVPADTAEFASYVRERTVEAAAEAAERVELERELRRSEELHRVTLNNMTDTVLITDDEGRFTYVCPNVHFIFGYTEAEIRELGSIDALLGDDLFDDAELAESGVLTNVETTATDKAGAEHTLLVNVREVSIQGGTTLYSCRDVTKRKQREESLTGLHRTTSELQYAETVREIARHVVEDAEEVLGCAASAIFRFDAETNRLEPVAQTPAMDRLYGPLPSFRPSEENLVGRAFVTGDPLFFDDVHESPALSNPATDLRSVVVLSLGDHGVFVAGVDAVGAFDDVHREIADLLATTTEAALDRVERQSQLREQDRELQRRNDRLVSLNRVNEIIREVDQSVIRAETREAVERAVCERLTDGDRYRFAWVGSVDPASGTLVPRAESGTGRGYLDDVALAADADGDPACATAATGEETLVSNVATDLRRTPWRRAALERDFQSAVAVPISYDGVSYGVLAVYADRPAAFDGMVRTVMAELGETVASAISAVERKAALLTTAVTRVEYAVSGGGFPLSRVAERADCTLSVVTGIQQTVEDDSVFATVEGATTADLRAVADATAGVAEYRVVAAEDDSATVWFRFVRPFVASRLANHGVVLRRVEATPAGTTLEIDVPDGVELHSVTQLLSGTFDGVTLRSKRHREQPSSGEFAATVLDRLTERQLEVVQTAYHAGYFEDPRAYSGEAVADVLDISPAAFYRHVRTVQRKLFAALFEETQYSASIANYG
- a CDS encoding amino acid permease, with the protein product MTDEELAKDLGPLAALTIGVGTMIGAGIFVLPGEAAAIAGPVVAVSFVVGGVVSIFTALSASELGTAMPKAGGGYYYINHALGPLFGSIAGMGNWMGLAFASAFYMLGFGGFIIELVDVPTVGLGILTLDPTQVAALVAGATFVGVNYVGAKETGTLQNVIVITLVAILTVFTILGLTMADLSTLRPFAPNGYGAILPGTALVFVSFLGFAKITTVAEEIKNPGRNLPLAVVGSVVIVTVMYAVIMVMLMGVLNWTELAQSATPVIDVAEVVFSNTLGLGVVGAGLILFGGLLATASSANASILASSRINFAMGRDRLITAWLNDIHPRFSTPYRSIAVTGVLILLFIAVGNVKVLAKAGSVLHLIVYGLMNVALIVMREADVADYDPEFTAPLYPVVPILGAVLSFGLIAFMEPIEIALAAGFVVASVAWYLVYARGKTEKSGVLSEYVLNQSEKMPDAAVSAATSVQPDGGQYRVMVPLANPAHETDLITLASAVAKAREGTVVAVHIEQVPDQTALESARERGDFAEAHELLEAAREDAETFGVPVETHTVLSHRSFEEIFDAARTYDADLTVMGWGPDAHGAPGRAESAIDELASSLPCDFLVLKDRGFDPAEILVPTAGGPDSDLSAAVAATLAEQYGSTVRLLHVTDDEAEGERFLSEWAENHGLGDAELIVEESDDVESAIARHARDATMLVIGATERGLLSRLVRGTLVLDVVNEVDCSVLLAEKTRKRSLAERLFGNR
- a CDS encoding YeiH family protein gives rise to the protein MTDARRVSRRVLSAVPGLLLLAALAGLAFLVADVVPGLNALLLAVAFGAVVANVVGVPDRAAAGVRFHGRLLEAGIVLLGARVAFADLVASGPVVLGLAAAAVAFGVGFVDVLARRVFEVQRQTASLLAAGASVCGVSAATAVAGTIDADGESLAHVVAAILLFDAVTLLVFPVAGDLLALSGRQFGVWAGLSMYSTGPVTAAGFAHSAEAGQWATVTKLVRNSLLGVVALWYAFRDADRSTESGVASVLGGVPNFLVGFAFVALAANAGLLSSGTLALLETTSDGLFALAFAGLGLDVRLEAMRDAGLAPVAVLAVSLVVVSALALLAVVTLL
- a CDS encoding alpha/beta fold hydrolase, whose product is MSSLDTVHDGGVTPDVVGMRGESQFVDVGDVELHVVTAGPEDGEPVVLLHGFPEFWYGWHECIGPLADEGYRVVVPDQRGYHLSDKPEAVAAYHPDELAGDVLGLLDALDVPDAHLVGHDWGAFVAWWVGLHTPERVRTLSALNVPHPTAFRRALKNDWEQRFKSWYVLFFQLPKVPEALAKVGGYRTLCDLMRRSSQPGTFSEADFDCYRAAWSQPDAYRSMVNWYRAIVRSNPRPKTERVEVPTLVLWGAKDAFLTRSLALQSVEYCEDSHLVVLDDATHWIQHEEPVRVRQELTDHFRMCEN
- a CDS encoding adenylate kinase, translating into MGKHILLLGAPGAGKGTQSKRLAAEFDLEHVTTGDALRANKDMDISDMDFEYDTPREYMDAGELVPDDVVNEIVKTALREADGYVLDGYPRNLDQAEYLTEITDLDAVVYLDVSEDELVDRLTGRRVCPDCGANYHVEFAPPEEEGVCDECGAELIQRDDDTEETVRERLSVYRENTEPVVEHYREEGVLVEVEGEQTPDDVFEDVAAVVEDA